One window from the genome of Hydractinia symbiolongicarpus strain clone_291-10 chromosome 1, HSymV2.1, whole genome shotgun sequence encodes:
- the LOC130646224 gene encoding cyclin-dependent kinase 4 inhibitor C-like, with amino-acid sequence MGKLVEIIINIDIESFYSILINNPNIVAIRNRYKRTLLMEAASYNKPSIVKDLIDAGSDVYAVDEDKWNAYHYSARYGHYDVLKILINHDVTSINNVDDDSNTPLHYAARHDHAECVKLLLSMPGIDVNIRNSKNATAFDLDNTTSINRLFEERHSSQYFDKLW; translated from the exons ATGGGCA aacttgtagaaattattataaatatagATATTGAAAGTTTTTATTCAATTCTTATCAACAATCCAAATATCGTTGCAATAAGAAATCGTTATAAACGTACACTATTGATGGAAGCTGCAAGTTACAACAAACCATCAATAGTAAAAGATTTGATTGATGCTGGTAGTGATGTGTATGCTGTGGATGAAGATAAATGGAATGCATATCACTACAGTGCACGCTATGGTCATTatgatgttttaaaaattctaaTCAATCATGACGTCACAAGTATCAACAATGTAGACGATGACAGTAACACGCCATTGCATTACGCAGCTCGTCATGATCATGCTGAATGTGTGAAATTACTGTTATCAATGCCAGGTATTGATGTGAACATACGAAACAGTAAAAATGCGACAGCTTTTGATCTGGATAACACTACCTCTATTAATCGTTTATTTGAGGAACGTCACTCTAGTCAGTATTTTGATAAATTATGGTGA